A single window of Calditrichota bacterium DNA harbors:
- the guaB gene encoding IMP dehydrogenase, translating into MEKNKIIGEGITFDDVLLIPAKSDVLPHMADTKTRLTRGIELNIPLVSAAMDTVTESELAIAIAREGGIGIIHKNFSVDQQAEEVDRVKRSESGMILKPVTLSPDRNIRAALEVMKHFRISGIPIVENDKLVGILTNRDLRFETNLDLKISEVMTSKNLITTPEGTTLEEAEKILQKHRIEKLPVVDKNGKLCGLITVKDIQKKLKFPLATKDAHGRLRVGAAVGVSKDLESRARALADAGVDVLVVDTAHGHSAGVIEAVKRVKKLLPDMQIIAGNIATAEAAKDLIQAGADAVKVGIGPSGICTTRVVTGVGVPQITAVMNCAPVCEKHDVPLIADGGIKQTGDIAKAIAAGADSVMIGNLFAGTQESPGETIFFEGRSYKVYRGMGSIEAMKKGSSDRYFQSERESKKFVPEGIEGRVPYRGPVSDTIYQMVGGLKSSMGYCGTRMIAELKKNARFYKITPATVRENHPHDVIITREAPNYKFMSR; encoded by the coding sequence ATGGAAAAAAATAAGATAATCGGCGAAGGAATTACGTTTGACGATGTGCTGCTCATTCCGGCAAAATCAGATGTTTTGCCGCACATGGCTGACACAAAAACGCGGCTCACGCGCGGTATCGAGTTGAACATTCCCCTTGTCAGCGCCGCAATGGATACAGTGACTGAATCGGAACTTGCCATCGCCATCGCGCGCGAAGGCGGCATTGGAATTATTCACAAAAATTTCTCCGTTGACCAGCAAGCGGAAGAAGTGGATCGCGTGAAACGATCCGAGAGTGGAATGATTTTGAAACCCGTTACTCTGTCGCCCGATCGGAATATTCGCGCGGCGCTGGAGGTGATGAAACATTTTCGCATTTCCGGAATTCCCATTGTGGAAAATGACAAATTAGTGGGAATTTTGACCAATCGCGACCTGCGCTTTGAAACAAATCTCGATTTGAAAATCAGTGAAGTCATGACCAGCAAAAATTTAATCACAACGCCGGAAGGCACAACGCTTGAAGAGGCAGAGAAAATTTTGCAGAAACATCGCATTGAAAAATTGCCAGTCGTCGATAAAAACGGAAAACTGTGCGGGTTGATTACAGTCAAAGATATTCAAAAAAAGCTGAAATTCCCACTGGCGACAAAAGACGCGCACGGACGATTGCGCGTAGGCGCCGCCGTCGGCGTTAGCAAAGATCTGGAATCGCGCGCCAGAGCGCTCGCCGACGCTGGCGTGGATGTTTTAGTCGTGGACACGGCTCACGGCCATTCTGCGGGCGTCATTGAGGCTGTGAAGCGTGTTAAAAAACTGCTTCCGGACATGCAGATCATCGCCGGAAATATTGCGACGGCAGAAGCAGCCAAAGATTTGATTCAAGCCGGCGCTGACGCAGTAAAAGTGGGCATCGGCCCCAGCGGGATTTGCACGACGCGGGTGGTAACCGGCGTGGGCGTACCGCAAATCACGGCAGTGATGAATTGTGCCCCGGTGTGCGAAAAACACGATGTGCCGCTCATCGCCGATGGCGGCATTAAACAGACCGGCGATATCGCCAAAGCCATTGCCGCGGGCGCAGACTCGGTCATGATCGGGAATCTCTTTGCCGGAACACAGGAAAGTCCGGGAGAAACAATCTTTTTTGAAGGCAGAAGCTACAAAGTCTACCGCGGCATGGGGTCAATTGAAGCCATGAAAAAAGGCAGCAGCGACCGCTATTTTCAGAGCGAACGCGAAAGCAAAAAATTTGTGCCCGAAGGCATCGAGGGCAGAGTCCCCTATCGCGGGCCTGTGAGCGACACCATTTATCAAATGGTCGGCGGGCTCAAATCGAGCATGGGTTATTGCGGCACACGCATGATCGCCGAGCTCAAAAAAAATGCCCGTTTTTATAAAATCACGCCGGCAACGGTGAGGGAAAATCACCCCCACGACGTGATTATCACCAGAGAGGCGCCAAATTACAAATTCATGAGCCGGTGA
- a CDS encoding MBOAT family protein produces MNFNSFEFFIFLLIVYVIYLSLKLRLQNWFLLLASYLFYAFWDWRFLGLILLSTTTDFFCAWKIDQHDFRKDRRKYLLVSLFVNLTMLGFFKYFHFFADNLFALLQNLGIQLHQSTLRVILPIGISFYTFQTMSYTIDVYRQKIKPTKNFIDYALYVAFFPKLIAGPIERAGDFLPQIEQQRTLTTDKLKNGLLLIYWGLFKKVVIADNLGTMISYFGARNGSDLSAALVWGTLYGFAIQLYADFSAYTDIARGAARLMGFELSQNFHNPVFSRNIQDFWQRWHISLTSWFKDYVFLPLAMVKWRYRPMIPYAAIFVTFLLVGLWHGAGWNFLFWGAYNGAALAIYHFVRRKKNHQQQRKFSPVRPLGDFIAIVVTLNFVIIGLILFRAPTLARAAHCFWLILSDFSFGPSELDLLLKIAAYAAPLLIAEIFLAKNNNDLSQFFRLPLLIRFGILYLMLFLMVVYHAEARNFIYFQF; encoded by the coding sequence ATGAATTTTAACTCGTTTGAATTTTTCATTTTTTTGCTCATCGTTTATGTCATTTATCTTTCGCTAAAACTCCGGCTTCAAAATTGGTTTCTGCTGCTCGCCAGTTATTTGTTTTACGCCTTCTGGGATTGGCGATTTCTCGGTTTGATTTTACTTTCTACAACCACTGATTTTTTTTGCGCCTGGAAAATTGATCAGCACGATTTTCGAAAAGACCGGCGGAAATATTTGCTCGTTAGTTTGTTCGTGAATTTAACCATGCTGGGATTTTTCAAGTATTTCCATTTTTTTGCAGACAATCTCTTTGCGCTTTTGCAAAATTTGGGCATTCAACTGCATCAATCCACGCTGCGGGTCATTTTGCCCATCGGCATTTCATTTTACACTTTTCAGACCATGAGCTACACCATTGATGTTTATCGACAGAAAATCAAGCCTACGAAAAATTTCATCGACTACGCCCTGTACGTCGCTTTTTTCCCGAAATTGATCGCCGGGCCTATTGAACGCGCAGGCGATTTTTTGCCGCAGATCGAACAGCAGCGCACGTTGACGACTGACAAATTAAAAAACGGGCTGCTGCTGATTTATTGGGGACTGTTCAAAAAAGTGGTAATTGCCGATAATTTAGGAACAATGATTTCCTACTTCGGCGCACGAAACGGCAGTGATTTGAGCGCTGCGCTCGTTTGGGGAACGTTGTACGGCTTCGCCATTCAATTGTACGCGGATTTTTCTGCTTACACCGACATCGCGCGCGGAGCGGCGCGGCTCATGGGATTTGAATTGTCGCAGAATTTTCACAATCCGGTTTTCAGCCGCAATATTCAGGACTTCTGGCAGCGCTGGCACATCAGTTTGACGTCATGGTTTAAAGATTACGTCTTTTTGCCACTGGCGATGGTGAAGTGGCGTTACAGGCCCATGATTCCCTACGCGGCTATTTTTGTCACTTTTCTGCTCGTCGGTTTGTGGCACGGCGCCGGCTGGAATTTTTTGTTCTGGGGCGCATACAACGGAGCGGCGCTGGCGATTTATCATTTTGTCAGAAGAAAAAAGAATCATCAACAGCAGAGAAAATTCTCACCCGTGCGTCCTCTCGGCGATTTTATTGCCATCGTAGTGACGCTGAATTTTGTCATCATTGGTCTGATTCTTTTCCGCGCGCCGACATTGGCGCGGGCGGCTCATTGCTTTTGGTTGATTTTGAGCGATTTTTCTTTCGGTCCTTCGGAACTGGATTTGTTGCTAAAAATCGCTGCCTATGCAGCGCCGCTGCTCATCGCAGAAATCTTTTTGGCAAAAAACAACAATGATCTTAGTCAATTTTTTCGTTTGCCGCTGCTGATTCGTTTTGGCATTTTGTATCTCATGCTTTTTCTCATGGTTGTCTATCATGCGGAGGCGCGGAATTTTATTTATTTCCAATTTTAA
- a CDS encoding metallophosphoesterase: MKFWNFVLFFSIVILIYTLINAYIFIRALSVFPFDERWRSVFKIVFWLVAFSYLIGRILERLWISPLSETLIWVGSFWMAAMFYFFLIVLFADIFRLVNFIVPFSATVKSSAQNFRSLMFFGSLIFVFVLVAIGFVNALFPKITTLDLEIHKKSRFDSLTVVTASDIHLGTIVGKSRFSRIVSEINNLKPDLVLLAGDVVDEDLAPVIKENLGDDLLKLSAKFGVFAITGNHEFIGGVDRAAAYLGQHGIQVLRDEVVLVQDDFYIVGREDRSVRQFNGNSRKSLAGLVADIDFQKPLILLDHQPFGLDEAAENKIDLQISGHTHHGQLFPLNLITNLLYEKSWGYLKKGNTHFYVSSGVGTWGPPIRLGNRPEIVQIRIRFSAR, from the coding sequence ATGAAATTCTGGAATTTTGTACTATTCTTTTCCATTGTAATTTTAATTTACACGCTCATCAACGCTTACATTTTCATCCGGGCATTGAGTGTTTTTCCGTTCGATGAGCGGTGGCGAAGTGTGTTCAAAATCGTTTTCTGGCTGGTAGCATTTTCGTACTTAATCGGGAGAATTTTAGAACGGCTGTGGATTTCGCCGCTGAGCGAAACCTTGATCTGGGTGGGATCGTTCTGGATGGCGGCCATGTTTTATTTCTTTCTCATTGTTTTATTCGCAGATATTTTTCGACTGGTGAATTTCATCGTGCCGTTCAGCGCGACGGTGAAATCCTCGGCGCAAAATTTCCGCTCTCTGATGTTTTTCGGTTCTCTGATCTTCGTTTTTGTTTTGGTGGCAATTGGTTTTGTGAATGCGCTTTTTCCGAAAATTACGACGCTCGATCTTGAGATTCACAAAAAAAGCCGCTTTGATTCGCTGACTGTGGTTACCGCTTCAGATATTCATCTGGGCACGATTGTCGGGAAGTCCCGTTTTTCACGAATTGTTTCCGAAATAAATAATCTCAAGCCGGATCTGGTTTTGCTGGCCGGCGATGTGGTCGATGAAGACCTGGCGCCAGTGATCAAAGAAAATTTGGGGGATGATTTGCTGAAACTGTCGGCGAAATTTGGCGTGTTTGCCATTACCGGAAATCACGAATTCATCGGCGGCGTGGATCGCGCGGCAGCTTATCTCGGGCAACACGGAATTCAGGTTTTGCGGGATGAAGTCGTTTTGGTACAGGATGATTTTTACATTGTCGGCAGGGAAGATCGCAGCGTGCGCCAGTTCAACGGCAACAGCCGCAAATCACTTGCGGGACTGGTTGCTGACATCGATTTTCAAAAACCGCTCATTTTGCTGGATCACCAGCCTTTCGGACTCGACGAAGCTGCGGAAAACAAAATCGATCTGCAAATTTCCGGACACACGCATCACGGGCAATTGTTTCCTTTGAATTTGATCACAAATTTGCTTTATGAAAAAAGTTGGGGCTATTTGAAGAAAGGGAACACGCACTTTTACGTCAGCAGCGGCGTGGGAACCTGGGGGCCGCCGATTCGCTTGGGCAATCGTCCGGAAATTGTGCAAATCCGGATTCGATTCTCTGCTCGATAG